From one Fulvitalea axinellae genomic stretch:
- a CDS encoding TolC family protein, translating to MKHIHIYIILLIGFGTCCNTAKAQNEKKELLNYSQAVSIALENNLLIKVENNKAEKASNRATSGNAGLLPTFSVASDIRYTDGVNASVGREIRHTSTSAGAELRYILFDGMGNINTFRKLKGEKQSAEFAQRAEIESIIVRVSDHFYNLATSYESLRIAEEGMKISSDRLAREKTKFEYGNVNKVAVLQAEVDLVSDSLLYLDMVNEVALAKGNLNTLLNREASYDFQIDPRVSTFMNLSVDQLKESALKQNATYLEYTKDTELSKLNLRITQATLYPSLSLNSSYGWNQVTQDEFNPQFDNPAATLNAGLTLSYNIFDGKKKSIERQNAKIDLENSQLLKDQYELDLKRDIENRYASYQNNLNKLRLQQSNLRVAELNFEQVKDRYSLGQMTATEFREAQLNYLEAQSNLVKARFTAKLDEIDLLRLSGGLLLKKYFSL from the coding sequence ATGAAACATATTCATATATATATAATCCTATTAATAGGATTTGGAACTTGTTGCAATACTGCAAAGGCTCAAAACGAAAAAAAAGAACTGCTTAACTATAGCCAAGCTGTTTCAATTGCTTTGGAAAACAATCTTTTGATAAAAGTAGAAAACAATAAAGCCGAAAAGGCATCGAACCGTGCCACTTCCGGAAATGCGGGCTTATTGCCAACCTTTAGCGTCGCCTCAGACATTCGCTATACTGACGGAGTTAACGCAAGTGTTGGTCGTGAAATAAGGCATACTTCGACTTCCGCAGGTGCGGAATTGCGTTACATACTGTTCGATGGAATGGGAAATATAAATACTTTTAGAAAACTAAAAGGAGAAAAGCAATCCGCTGAATTTGCACAGCGAGCTGAGATAGAATCTATAATTGTCCGTGTTTCCGATCATTTTTATAATCTCGCAACTAGTTATGAAAGCCTTCGCATTGCAGAAGAAGGCATGAAGATTTCATCGGATCGCTTAGCTCGGGAGAAAACAAAATTTGAATATGGAAATGTTAATAAAGTAGCTGTGTTGCAAGCCGAAGTCGATTTGGTATCTGATAGCTTACTTTATTTGGATATGGTTAATGAAGTGGCATTAGCCAAGGGTAACCTCAATACTTTGCTTAACCGTGAGGCTTCGTATGATTTTCAGATTGATCCAAGAGTAAGTACATTCATGAATTTAAGTGTAGATCAGTTAAAAGAGAGCGCATTAAAGCAAAACGCAACCTATTTGGAATATACCAAGGATACTGAGCTCAGTAAATTGAATTTAAGAATAACTCAAGCAACACTATACCCTAGCCTCTCTCTTAATTCTAGCTACGGTTGGAACCAAGTCACCCAAGATGAATTCAACCCACAATTTGATAATCCAGCAGCCACGCTTAATGCAGGCCTTACACTTTCCTACAATATATTCGACGGTAAAAAGAAAAGTATAGAACGCCAAAATGCAAAAATAGATCTGGAAAACAGCCAGTTACTTAAAGACCAATATGAACTGGACCTAAAACGAGATATCGAAAACAGGTATGCTTCGTATCAAAACAATCTAAACAAGTTAAGACTTCAACAAAGTAATCTTCGAGTAGCTGAACTAAACTTTGAACAAGTCAAAGACCGTTATTCGTTAGGGCAAATGACCGCTACAGAGTTCCGCGAAGCTCAATTGAATTATCTCGAAGCCCAAAGTAACCTAGTCAAAGCTAGATTTACTGCTAAATTAGACGAAATTGACTTATTGAGACTAAGTGGCGGTTTACTACTGAAAAAATATTTTAGCCTATAG
- a CDS encoding IS3 family transposase, which yields MDLRLFIDPKGKLSIRRQCDCLELYRSSYYYSPKGENAENLELMRLMDRHMIDEPTAGVLRMRSALRDQGFNPSYERVRRLMRKANLYPIYPKKNLSKPGEAKYVYPYLLKEKKVVRKNQVWSIDITYIAMASGFMYMTAIIDVYSRYIVGWGLSNTLEAAASLKVVREAVEIHGKPEILNSDQGSQFTCGEYVNYLKKEGINISMDAKGRALDNIYIERFWRTLKRDHIYLNPADNGLKLYLGIEKWLRRYHNRDHQGIENLKPENVFSGASKAKATAYAHANIDKSKKKQNVKGLINIHTGSTIATTV from the coding sequence ATAGACTTACGTCTCTTTATCGACCCCAAGGGTAAGCTGAGTATTCGCCGTCAGTGCGACTGTCTGGAGCTTTACCGTTCGTCATACTACTACAGCCCAAAGGGGGAAAACGCTGAGAATCTGGAGTTGATGCGCCTTATGGACCGGCACATGATCGACGAACCCACGGCGGGAGTTTTGCGCATGAGATCAGCCTTGCGTGACCAAGGATTCAACCCTTCCTATGAAAGGGTTAGGCGCTTGATGCGCAAAGCGAATCTCTACCCTATTTACCCGAAAAAGAATCTGAGCAAGCCCGGAGAGGCAAAATACGTTTACCCGTATCTGCTTAAGGAAAAGAAAGTTGTCAGGAAAAACCAGGTCTGGTCGATAGACATCACTTATATAGCCATGGCTAGCGGTTTCATGTATATGACGGCGATTATCGACGTCTACAGCAGGTACATAGTGGGTTGGGGTTTGAGCAATACGCTTGAGGCCGCGGCGTCTTTAAAAGTGGTGCGTGAGGCCGTTGAGATTCACGGTAAACCGGAAATACTCAACAGTGACCAAGGTTCCCAGTTCACTTGCGGGGAATACGTGAACTATCTCAAGAAAGAGGGAATAAACATCAGTATGGACGCCAAAGGCCGAGCCTTGGACAACATTTACATCGAACGCTTTTGGAGAACGCTAAAAAGGGACCATATTTACCTGAATCCGGCCGACAACGGTTTAAAGTTGTATTTGGGGATAGAGAAATGGTTGCGACGCTACCACAACAGGGATCACCAAGGAATCGAGAACCTGAAGCCGGAAAATGTTTTTAGCGGAGCGTCAAAAGCGAAAGCCACCGCGTATGCCCATGCAAATATTGATAAGTCCAAGAAAAAACAGAATGTGAAAGGACTTATCAACATTCACACGGGCTCGACGATAGCGACAACCGTTTAA
- a CDS encoding IS3 family transposase: MRLLVDPGDKLSIRRQCDCLELYRSSYYYSPKGENAENLELMRLMDRHMIDEPTAGVLRMRSALRDQGFNPSYERVRRLMRKANLYPIYPKKNLSKPGEAKYVYPYLLKEKKVVRKNQVWSIDITYIAMASGFMYMTAIIDVYSRYIVGWGLSNTLEAAASLKVVREAVEIHGKPEILNSDQGSQFTCGEYVNYLKKEGINISMDAKGRALDNIYIERFWRTLKRDHIYLNPADNGLKLYLGIEKWLRRYHNRDHQGIENLKPENVFSGASKAKATAYAHANIDKSKKKQNVKGLINIHTGSTIATTV, from the coding sequence TTGCGTCTCCTTGTCGACCCCGGGGATAAGCTGAGCATTCGCCGTCAGTGCGACTGTCTGGAGCTTTACCGTTCGTCATACTACTACAGCCCAAAGGGGGAAAACGCGGAAAACTTGGAGTTGATGCGCCTTATGGACCGGCACATGATCGACGAACCCACGGCGGGAGTTTTGCGCATGAGATCAGCCTTGCGTGACCAAGGATTCAACCCTTCCTATGAAAGGGTTAGGCGCTTGATGCGCAAAGCGAATCTCTACCCTATTTACCCGAAAAAGAATCTGAGCAAGCCCGGAGAGGCAAAATACGTTTACCCGTATCTGCTTAAGGAAAAGAAAGTTGTCAGGAAAAACCAGGTCTGGTCGATAGACATCACTTATATAGCCATGGCTAGCGGTTTCATGTATATGACGGCGATTATCGACGTCTACAGCAGGTACATAGTGGGTTGGGGTTTGAGCAATACGCTTGAGGCCGCGGCGTCTTTAAAAGTGGTGCGTGAGGCCGTTGAGATTCACGGTAAACCGGAAATACTCAACAGTGACCAAGGTTCCCAGTTCACTTGCGGGGAATACGTGAACTATCTCAAGAAAGAGGGAATAAACATCAGTATGGACGCCAAAGGCCGAGCCTTGGACAACATTTACATCGAACGCTTTTGGAGAACGCTAAAAAGGGACCATATTTACCTGAATCCGGCCGACAACGGTTTAAAGTTGTATTTGGGGATAGAGAAATGGTTGCGACGCTACCACAACAGGGATCACCAAGGAATCGAGAACCTGAAGCCGGAAAATGTTTTTAGCGGAGCGTCAAAAGCGAAAGCCACCGCGTATGCCCATGCAAATATTGATAAGTCCAAGAAAAAACAGAATGTGAAAGGACTTATCAACATTCACACGGGCTCGACGATAGCGACAACCGTTTAA
- a CDS encoding sensor histidine kinase — protein sequence MARLEIQKRMTFSVKSILPESLQQEVKRILNIRWVQHVGFWIWIIMFSFIVSNSFQQEDRPFWDQLRKSFSMTVIGMPASYFNLYILVPRYLNQKRYFIYILSALLSILAISAFSYFIFFECGWGWFEETMFRRKLAEKGMSKIILSMFYRNLNICLMTAAVHFARRNIKAKEKALQLEEVKKEKYQVELNALKAQINPHFLFNSLNSVYALTLEGSREAPDTVLKISNLISYILYRCEDDKVPVQKEVAFLKDYVSLEKIRIDPAVDIQLDIQKIIAPYNIAPLLLLPLVENAFKHGIIDQSEKEFVHIRLEEKGRKFFFEVTNSFQEIKQHNTEKGGIGVANVKKRLKLIYPNKHSLNISKENEVFKVQLEIDLE from the coding sequence ATGGCAAGACTCGAAATACAAAAAAGGATGACCTTCAGCGTAAAAAGTATACTACCAGAAAGCCTGCAACAAGAGGTAAAACGAATTCTGAATATTCGTTGGGTCCAACATGTTGGGTTCTGGATATGGATTATAATGTTCTCCTTTATTGTCTCCAACAGTTTCCAACAAGAAGACCGTCCTTTTTGGGATCAACTACGAAAATCATTTTCCATGACGGTGATAGGGATGCCCGCATCATATTTTAACTTATATATTTTGGTCCCTCGATACCTTAATCAAAAAAGGTATTTCATCTATATTCTCAGTGCCCTACTTTCCATACTTGCGATAAGTGCATTTTCATATTTCATTTTCTTTGAGTGTGGTTGGGGATGGTTTGAGGAAACAATGTTTCGCAGGAAATTGGCAGAAAAGGGAATGTCTAAAATCATTCTCTCTATGTTTTATCGGAACCTGAACATCTGCTTAATGACTGCCGCCGTTCATTTTGCACGAAGAAATATAAAGGCAAAAGAAAAAGCACTCCAACTGGAAGAGGTCAAAAAAGAAAAATACCAAGTGGAACTCAATGCCCTTAAAGCGCAAATCAATCCCCATTTTCTGTTCAACTCCCTAAACAGTGTTTATGCTCTTACGCTTGAAGGCTCTAGAGAAGCCCCTGATACAGTTTTAAAGATTTCAAACCTCATTAGTTATATACTCTACCGTTGTGAAGACGATAAGGTTCCTGTACAAAAAGAGGTTGCTTTTCTTAAAGACTATGTCTCTTTAGAAAAAATAAGGATAGATCCAGCTGTAGATATCCAGCTTGATATTCAAAAAATTATCGCCCCATATAATATTGCTCCCCTCCTTCTATTGCCCTTGGTTGAAAACGCATTTAAACATGGAATAATCGATCAGAGTGAAAAAGAGTTTGTGCATATACGACTAGAAGAAAAAGGGCGTAAATTCTTTTTTGAGGTAACTAACTCATTCCAAGAAATAAAACAACACAATACAGAAAAGGGAGGGATAGGTGTCGCAAACGTAAAAAAACGCTTGAAGTTGATCTATCCGAACAAGCATTCACTAAACATCAGTAAAGAAAATGAGGTTTTCAAAGTTCAGTTAGAAATTGACCTTGAGTGA
- a CDS encoding HD domain-containing protein, whose product MEKNENRLQKQLEFIREIDKVKYIQRKTRLFESKRHENDAEHSWHLAMMCLTLAEHADEKFDTLRTIKMVLIHDLVEIDAGDTFLFDAKKDHVNTKDELRAAKRIFGLLPKDQADEMISVWQEFEEGKTPEARFAKAMDRFEPALQNESNGGGTWKEYGIGYSQIKEKLLGIRNGSLTIWRYTQELLRKMVVERIISS is encoded by the coding sequence GTGGAGAAAAACGAAAATCGTTTACAAAAACAACTCGAATTTATTCGAGAAATTGATAAGGTGAAATATATCCAACGTAAAACAAGGCTATTCGAAAGTAAAAGACACGAGAATGACGCTGAGCATAGCTGGCATTTGGCTATGATGTGTTTAACACTAGCAGAACATGCTGATGAAAAATTTGATACGCTTAGAACTATCAAAATGGTTCTTATTCATGATTTAGTCGAGATTGACGCAGGCGATACGTTTTTGTTTGACGCGAAAAAAGACCACGTGAATACAAAAGATGAATTAAGAGCGGCGAAACGTATTTTTGGTTTATTACCTAAAGATCAGGCTGATGAAATGATAAGTGTGTGGCAGGAATTTGAGGAGGGGAAGACGCCAGAGGCAAGATTCGCAAAGGCGATGGACCGGTTTGAACCGGCCTTACAGAATGAATCCAATGGGGGAGGTACATGGAAAGAATACGGGATCGGCTATTCACAAATAAAAGAAAAGTTATTAGGTATAAGGAATGGTTCGCTTACCATTTGGAGATATACTCAAGAGCTTTTGCGTAAAATGGTTGTAGAAAGAATTATCTCAAGTTAG
- a CDS encoding transposase: MKTRTTRRKFSAKFKAEVAIEALKERETTQDLCRRYDLHATQISQWKNEFLQRSASVFEGHKEKKENEKAEKATDQLYSKIGKLEMENDFLKKSLKKLGRL, translated from the coding sequence ATGAAAACGAGAACGACACGCAGAAAATTCAGCGCCAAATTCAAGGCGGAAGTAGCGATCGAAGCACTGAAGGAAAGAGAAACCACCCAAGACCTCTGCAGACGATACGATCTTCACGCCACCCAGATTTCACAATGGAAGAACGAGTTTCTGCAACGCTCAGCAAGCGTTTTTGAAGGGCACAAGGAAAAAAAAGAGAACGAGAAAGCGGAGAAGGCGACAGACCAACTGTACAGTAAAATAGGGAAGCTGGAGATGGAAAACGACTTTTTAAAAAAAAGCTTAAAGAAGTTGGGGCGTCTATAG
- a CDS encoding efflux RND transporter permease subunit, with protein MRNFIGYFVKYPIVSNLLILSIIAFGYLSMGKVRSTLVPLVDSNMVIITVQYPGASPEEVEKGITQKIENELRGINGIEKFTSSSKENSARIVVELKMETDLNAALQEVKNAVDGINSFPAEMEPPVVEKRLFATKAVTYALNGDLPLTELKALAQKIEDDLRLEAGVTELDIRGFPKEEIQIALKEEDMRRFGITFQEISEAVRKNNIDLTGGALRGPDEELAIRTKQKGYFAKDLRDIIIRTNETGAKVRLADVARITDRWEESPNRLYVDGKPAVEIQVNFSPTEDLIVISENTRTYFDEFNKKNITAKATLIRDRSEQISVMQDVLLNSGVIGIALVLLFLSLFINPRLSFWVAFSIPLCFMGMFIVAYLADITLNKMSLFGLIIVIGILVDDGVVICESIYQEYEKGKSKYQAAIDGTLNVFPSVFSGVLTTMVAFSTFFFLGGKFGTMFFELGIVVVATLGFSLLEGVSTLPAHIANSKALATARKDKKLSIGEKFLTTIRERYFMAFLKKSTEYRALTLMFPLALGLLTYGAIQGDVIRIGDTNVDDNSEAVVTLKMPAGTPEVETLQWLNHIERQAIETGKYFDDLYPGEEPQTITFITKSISSADQGEIKVSLIGSNKRSFSSEDFANELRNSVGNIPTAEKLEYVQESKFGKPISTYLVGDDLDELKDAKLWLKDKLSELSDLKNVNDDDVEGMREVKITLKEQAHPLGINLDDVVSQVRQGFYGQEVQRLTRGRDEVKIMVRYDQKERSTLGQLENMRVRLNGGLEVPLRLVADLSFERNVTVINHLNGKRQINVEADLANTSVSMSAVKREINKKIIPEMLDRFPDITVGAGGRSERMKSTYESMETVVPMVMIVIIGIIILTFRSLSQTFLVISLIPTSMIGAAWGHWFHGYSIDMPSYLGMVALIGVLINDSIVLIDAFNKNIRKGTDFRNALTEAIRSRFRPILLTTLTTCAGLFPIIISSSPETQFVVPMGISLFYGLLFATILTLIVLPSMMLTANEAKRFFKWVWTGEKQSAESVEPATKDELVNLEA; from the coding sequence ATGAGAAATTTTATCGGATACTTCGTCAAATACCCAATAGTCAGTAACCTATTGATTCTTTCGATCATTGCTTTCGGATATCTCTCAATGGGAAAGGTACGTTCCACTTTGGTTCCTTTGGTTGATTCGAATATGGTCATCATAACAGTACAATACCCCGGTGCTTCACCTGAAGAAGTTGAAAAAGGTATTACCCAAAAAATAGAGAACGAATTAAGGGGAATTAATGGTATTGAAAAATTCACTTCTTCATCAAAGGAAAATAGTGCGCGTATAGTGGTCGAGCTAAAAATGGAGACCGACCTTAACGCCGCCTTACAAGAAGTAAAAAACGCAGTAGATGGTATTAATTCATTTCCTGCGGAAATGGAACCTCCAGTAGTCGAGAAAAGATTATTCGCCACAAAAGCTGTCACATATGCGCTAAATGGTGATTTACCGTTGACTGAACTTAAAGCACTCGCACAAAAAATCGAAGATGATTTAAGGCTGGAAGCTGGAGTTACCGAATTGGATATACGTGGTTTTCCGAAAGAAGAAATACAAATTGCCCTTAAGGAAGAGGACATGCGACGCTTCGGAATCACTTTTCAGGAAATATCTGAAGCCGTTCGAAAAAACAATATTGACCTTACAGGCGGTGCTCTACGCGGACCAGACGAGGAATTAGCGATTCGAACAAAACAAAAAGGATATTTCGCAAAAGATTTGCGTGATATAATAATCCGCACAAACGAAACAGGCGCAAAGGTACGTCTGGCAGATGTAGCGAGAATAACAGATCGCTGGGAAGAATCGCCAAACCGCCTATATGTGGATGGTAAACCTGCGGTAGAAATACAAGTGAATTTTTCGCCTACAGAAGACTTAATCGTTATTTCGGAAAACACCCGAACCTATTTCGATGAATTCAATAAAAAGAACATAACAGCTAAAGCCACTCTGATTCGTGATCGTTCGGAACAGATATCCGTAATGCAAGACGTTTTGTTGAATAGTGGCGTTATAGGAATTGCGCTTGTTCTACTTTTCCTTTCGCTATTTATAAATCCTAGACTTTCGTTTTGGGTAGCTTTTTCTATTCCACTATGTTTTATGGGTATGTTTATCGTCGCATACCTAGCCGATATCACGCTGAATAAAATGTCACTTTTCGGGTTGATTATAGTCATCGGTATTTTAGTCGATGATGGAGTCGTTATCTGTGAATCCATTTACCAAGAATACGAAAAAGGAAAATCTAAATACCAGGCCGCAATAGACGGAACGCTTAATGTATTTCCTTCAGTATTTTCGGGTGTATTAACTACAATGGTCGCTTTTTCAACTTTCTTTTTCCTTGGCGGGAAATTCGGAACTATGTTTTTCGAATTAGGCATTGTAGTAGTCGCTACTCTTGGTTTTTCGTTATTGGAAGGCGTAAGTACCTTACCCGCTCATATCGCTAATTCGAAAGCATTAGCTACAGCACGTAAAGACAAAAAGTTAAGCATAGGTGAAAAATTCTTAACAACCATAAGGGAAAGATACTTTATGGCTTTCCTTAAAAAATCTACCGAATACCGTGCATTAACATTAATGTTTCCTCTAGCTCTAGGCTTATTAACTTATGGTGCTATTCAGGGTGACGTCATTCGCATAGGAGACACAAACGTAGATGATAACAGCGAAGCTGTAGTAACCTTAAAGATGCCCGCAGGCACTCCGGAAGTCGAAACCCTACAGTGGTTAAATCATATTGAAAGACAAGCTATCGAAACTGGAAAGTATTTCGATGATCTATATCCGGGCGAAGAACCTCAGACCATTACTTTTATCACAAAATCGATTAGCTCAGCGGATCAAGGCGAGATCAAAGTTAGTTTGATAGGATCGAATAAACGTTCATTTAGTTCGGAAGATTTCGCTAACGAATTAAGGAATAGTGTAGGAAATATTCCGACTGCCGAGAAACTTGAATATGTACAAGAATCAAAGTTCGGAAAACCAATTTCCACTTATCTTGTAGGAGATGACTTGGATGAGCTTAAAGACGCCAAACTTTGGCTTAAAGATAAACTCAGTGAGCTTTCTGACCTTAAAAACGTAAATGACGATGACGTAGAGGGAATGCGTGAAGTGAAAATAACGCTAAAAGAACAAGCGCACCCTTTGGGAATCAACCTTGATGATGTTGTTAGCCAAGTTCGTCAAGGCTTTTACGGGCAAGAAGTACAACGGTTGACACGAGGAAGAGATGAGGTGAAAATAATGGTTCGTTATGATCAAAAAGAGAGAAGTACACTCGGTCAATTAGAAAATATGAGAGTACGCCTAAACGGTGGGTTGGAAGTTCCATTACGCTTAGTGGCCGATCTGAGTTTTGAAAGAAACGTAACGGTAATTAATCACCTTAACGGAAAAAGACAAATAAACGTAGAAGCTGACTTAGCAAACACATCAGTAAGTATGTCGGCTGTAAAAAGGGAAATCAATAAAAAGATTATACCCGAGATGCTCGATAGGTTCCCTGATATAACCGTTGGAGCAGGCGGAAGATCTGAAAGAATGAAGTCCACTTATGAATCTATGGAAACAGTTGTCCCTATGGTTATGATAGTAATTATCGGTATTATTATACTCACTTTCAGATCACTCTCCCAAACGTTTTTGGTTATTTCTCTTATTCCAACCAGTATGATCGGAGCCGCTTGGGGCCATTGGTTCCATGGCTACAGTATTGATATGCCATCCTATCTCGGTATGGTAGCCTTAATTGGCGTTTTAATAAATGATTCGATCGTATTGATCGACGCATTTAATAAAAACATTAGAAAAGGCACTGATTTCCGTAACGCGCTTACAGAAGCGATACGGTCTCGTTTTCGTCCTATTCTATTAACTACATTAACAACCTGCGCAGGACTATTCCCGATTATTATTTCCAGTAGCCCGGAAACACAATTTGTTGTTCCTATGGGCATCTCACTATTCTACGGATTACTATTCGCAACGATCCTAACGCTTATCGTTTTACCGTCTATGATGCTTACCGCAAACGAAGCGAAGAGATTCTTTAAATGGGTCTGGACAGGCGAAAAACAAAGTGCCGAATCTGTGGAACCCGCTACAAAAGATGAATTAGTTAATCTGGAAGCTTAA
- a CDS encoding efflux RND transporter periplasmic adaptor subunit codes for MKRKIIVIVACLVLMTVAFFGMKMLAGKKKRPERKPATIETKTVATTTVHNKNIRAEIPLLGKIEAAERIELYAEVSGAMLKTPKPFLEGVTFQKGELLLSIDSRTQESELRSMRSQLLNLIVQMLPDLKLDYPKSFARWDAYARSFKINEPVKALPETVTDREKYFLAAKNIPKTFYDIQSRESTLAKHRIYAPFSGEITESLIKAGTLIRTGQKLGEFIKPSTFDLEASVPLSDASKIKKGATVTLHATGDSTTYKGKVTRINSAIDRNTQTVNVYAQIESHSLKEGMFLTGTASIGVFENCFELPRRLMREDGSVLTLKNGKVITLKPEILQVKEDVVIVRGFPEGSKILENPDNYSPGMNISPKIKNSIPPNKNGNKQKNKKRGNGGGNGLGHKRSSN; via the coding sequence ATGAAAAGAAAGATAATTGTTATAGTCGCTTGTTTGGTGTTAATGACTGTGGCGTTTTTCGGAATGAAGATGCTAGCGGGAAAAAAGAAAAGGCCCGAAAGAAAACCCGCAACAATAGAGACTAAAACCGTAGCTACAACGACAGTACACAACAAAAATATAAGAGCAGAAATTCCACTATTAGGAAAAATAGAAGCCGCTGAACGCATAGAGCTTTATGCGGAGGTAAGCGGAGCTATGTTAAAGACTCCAAAGCCTTTCCTTGAAGGCGTAACTTTTCAAAAAGGTGAACTTCTGTTGAGTATTGATAGCAGAACCCAAGAAAGTGAATTACGCTCAATGCGAAGCCAATTACTTAATCTAATCGTTCAGATGTTGCCTGACCTAAAATTAGATTATCCAAAGAGCTTTGCTCGATGGGACGCCTACGCTCGATCATTTAAAATTAATGAACCTGTAAAGGCACTTCCTGAAACTGTTACAGACCGGGAGAAATATTTTTTAGCAGCAAAAAACATCCCAAAAACTTTTTACGATATCCAGTCCAGAGAATCTACGTTGGCTAAACACCGCATATATGCCCCGTTTAGTGGAGAGATTACCGAAAGTCTTATAAAAGCAGGAACGCTTATTCGTACAGGACAAAAATTGGGTGAATTTATTAAGCCTTCAACATTTGATCTTGAAGCTTCTGTCCCACTTTCCGATGCCTCCAAAATTAAGAAAGGCGCTACAGTTACTCTCCATGCAACGGGAGACTCTACCACATATAAAGGTAAAGTAACGAGGATCAATAGTGCTATCGATCGAAATACACAAACCGTAAATGTGTATGCCCAAATTGAAAGTCACTCGCTTAAAGAAGGAATGTTTCTCACGGGTACTGCGTCAATCGGTGTATTTGAAAACTGTTTCGAATTACCACGGCGTCTAATGCGGGAAGACGGAAGCGTATTGACGCTTAAAAACGGAAAAGTTATAACCCTAAAACCCGAAATACTTCAAGTAAAAGAAGATGTAGTAATTGTTAGAGGTTTTCCTGAAGGTAGTAAGATTCTTGAAAATCCAGATAACTACTCACCCGGAATGAACATTTCGCCAAAAATAAAGAACTCCATCCCACCCAATAAAAATGGAAATAAGCAAAAAAACAAGAAACGTGGTAATGGAGGAGGAAATGGCTTAGGCCACAAGCGTTCGTCTAACTAA
- a CDS encoding Crp/Fnr family transcriptional regulator → MIRKNKNLGSLLSSLKTMGEAIDVLEYPANDVLLEQEKASRHVFIIKKGLAKCSQTEANGKGFVQELFGPGEIFGEVEALNESLSFCRIDALTKTEVYRITTPDFLRLLDENKKFNREVLKAISKKIMYKAQRHAFNQSHSLDENFQRLVSEFPEILEAVSKQDIADYLGVSLRSFNRSLQKQTPRNNFK, encoded by the coding sequence ATGATTAGAAAGAACAAAAATTTAGGAAGTTTACTCTCATCGCTTAAAACTATGGGAGAAGCCATTGATGTATTAGAATACCCTGCCAATGATGTTCTTCTAGAGCAAGAAAAAGCTAGTCGCCATGTATTCATTATAAAGAAAGGCCTTGCAAAATGTTCTCAAACCGAAGCGAATGGTAAAGGATTCGTTCAGGAACTCTTCGGACCAGGTGAGATCTTCGGAGAGGTTGAGGCATTAAACGAATCATTAAGTTTTTGCCGAATTGACGCACTAACCAAAACCGAGGTATATAGAATAACAACTCCCGATTTTTTACGCCTATTAGATGAAAATAAAAAGTTTAATAGAGAAGTGTTAAAGGCTATTTCAAAGAAAATCATGTACAAGGCCCAACGTCACGCATTTAACCAATCTCATTCTTTAGATGAAAATTTTCAAAGACTCGTATCTGAATTTCCCGAAATACTAGAGGCTGTCTCAAAACAAGATATCGCTGATTATTTGGGGGTTAGTCTTCGCAGTTTTAATCGGAGTTTGCAAAAGCAGACTCCCAGAAACAACTTTAAATGA